A window of Micromonospora eburnea genomic DNA:
GCCGTTGAAGCTGACGTTGGTGGCGGTCACCTGGCCGCTGCTCGGTGAGAACGTGGCGTTCCAGCCGGAGGTGATGGTCTGCCCGGACGCGAGGTTGAACTTCAACGACCAGCCGTTGATGGTGCTCGTGCCGGTGTTGGTGATGGTGATGTTGTCGGTCAGACCGTTGTTCCAGGAGTTGACGTCGTTGGTCACGCGGCAGGGCCCGCCGCCGCCCGGCGGCGGCGTGGTCGGGGCCGGCGAGGCCGTGGTCGGGGTCGGCTGGGGGTTGCCGCCGGAGCCTTCGCTCACGGTGATGCTGGCGCTGCCGCTGCTCTGGTAGCCCTCGGTGGCCATGATCTGGTAGTCGTGGGAGCCGAGGTTGAGGCCGAGGCTGGCCCAGGCGTTGAAGTGGTTGGCGGTGGTGATGGTGCCGCTGTTGCGGTGTGACTGGCGGACGCTCCAGTACTGGTAGAACGTCTTGGTGCCCTCGATGGAGGGTTGGTTGACCCGCTGGGTGCGGTAGATGTCGTAGGTGCTGCCGTCGGTGGTGACGGAGCCGAGTCGGGTGGCGCCGGTGCTCGGGTTGTAGCTGCCGAAGTTCTCGACGATGTAGTACTCGATGAGCGGGTTCCTGGTCCATCCGTACAGGGCGAGGTAGCCGTTGCCGTTCGGGCTGAAGGTGCCGGAGTAGTTCACGGTGTGGCTGGAGCCGGGGTTCCAGCCCTGCCGACGACCATGTTGTTCATGTTGCTCCATTGGACGCTGTAGCTGCCGCCGGCGCCCAGGTTCATGGTGACGTTGCCGTTGTCCTTCCAGTACGAGTAGAAGTACCCGTTGTGGGTGCCGGTTGAGTTCGACGTGACGGTCCGGTCGGCCTCGGCGTGGGCCACGCCGGCCACGGTCAGCGAGGCGGCGGCCAGCACGACGGCGCAGGCACTGCCGATGACCAGCCTGATCCGGTCGCGCCCACGGCGCTTCGACTGGGCGGGGGTGTCATTCATGTGCGCCTCCTCTCGTGAGATCGGCCCGAAGGCCAGGACCGCGTGACGCGACTCGACGGTGTGGTGGTTCCGCCGACGAGCGAAGCCGGTGGTGGCATGACCTGGAGTCGGGCAGTCGTTGAAGCTCATCAATGCTGGAAGTATTGGTCCACCGCAGAGGGTTGTCAACAATTTCCGGAAGCCTTGCGAAAGGTCCAATGTCGACTCTGCTTCCTCCGACAAGCCTCTGGCCTGGCGGTCGACCCGGCTGCTCCGGTGAAAAATCGAGACCCCGGACGGCCGAGGCCTCGCCGTGTGGCCGACTTCAGCGTCAACGTCCCCGAAAGTTTCGGAGACGATCCGGGCCCGCCGGGACCACCCGCATCCGTGCCTGCTCGCCGGGCGCGGACGCTGATTCGTCCACGAGGCCAGCTCGACGGCGTCCGGTGACCAGACGGCCGACTCCCGGGTGCCCCACCGCACCCCGGATCCGACCCGCTCATCCAAAAAACAAGGGCCGCACCAACCGGTATGTGTCCGATCACGTACCGCTGTCGGAGTGCTTCCCTGGCTACTATGAGCGATGTTCCGATCGCGACGGCCGGTCCGATGGACGTCGGCCTCGGGGAGGTGCGCGTGATGCCGACGGGATCCGCCCGCCATCCGTCGCTGAGCCTTGTGCGAGCTAGGCTGATCACCTCGTTGAACGTACGGCCGCACTCCCTCGGCCTGGTCGTCGCCCCCGCCGGGTCCGGCAAGACCACCCTGCTCGCCCAGTACGCGGCGAGCGTGGCCGGGCCGGTGGGCTGGTTGCGTACCGTGCCGTCGGACGTGGACCCGGCCCTGCTGTCGTGCCGGATGGACGCGGCGCTGCCCGACGGCGCCGGCGGGCTGCTGGTCGTTGACGACCTGCATCTGATCGAGGGTTCACCGGGGGAATCCGTGCTGCTGGACCGGGCGCTCGCCCTGACCCGGGCGGGAGTCCGGGTGCTGATCGGCACCCGCCGCGCCCCGTCGCTGATCCTGGCCCGCCACGAGTTCTCCGACAGCGTCATCATCGACGCCGAGGAGCTGCGCTTTCGCACCTGGGAGGTCGAACGGCTCCTGCGGGACGTCTACCGGGAGCCGCTGCCCGCAGACGACGTGGCGGCCCTGGCCCGGCGACTCGGGGGATGGGCAGCCGGCCTCCAGCTCTACTACCTCTCCACCCGTGGTCAACCGCTGCCCGACCGGCGACGCGCCGTGGCCTCGCTGGCCATGCGTTCGGCGCTGTCCCGGGACTATCTCACCCGTACGGTGTTGGCGGAGCTGGCTCCGTCCCTGCGCCGGTTCCTCGTTCGCACCTGCGTGTTCGAGGTCCTCACCGCCGAGCGGTGCGATCGGCTGCTGGGCGGCGGCGACGGGCAGGCCGCGCTGGAGGAGTTGGAACGCCGGCAGGCCTTTACCGTCTCCCACGACGGTGGCCGCTCCTTCGCGTACCACGAGGTGCTGCGCGCCCACCTGACCACGGCGTTGGTCGAAGAGCTGGGGGAAACCGAGGCCCGGGCCTGGCACGCCCGCGCCGGGCGGCTGCTCGCCGAGGAGGGTGCGGCGTTGGAAGCGGCCCGGTGCTTCGCCCGGGCCCAGTTGTGGCCGGAGGTGCACCGGCTGCTCGACGCCGCCGGCAGCGCCGTCGCCGTGCGGGGCCTCGACCCGTGGTCCGACCTGCTGCCGGCCTGGTTCATCGCCGAGGACCCGTGGCTGGTGCTGGCCGACGCCCAGCACCGGATCAACGAGGGTCAGTTGGCGGCGGCGGTGCCCCTGCTACGCCGCGCCGAGGCGATGTTCGGCGGAGGTCCGGGCGCCGCCCGCTGCCGGTCGCTGCGCGCCGACGTGACGGCCTGGCTGCCGGACGGCCCGCACTGGCGCGGGCACTGGTCCGGCTGGCTGCGCACCGCAACTCGCCGGCACCCGATGGTCGTGGTCGGCGAGGCGGAACGGCTGACCGGCGCTGAGGATCGCCTGGTCCGTGCGGGCGCGCTGCTGCTGGCCGGCCACGCCGCCGAGGCGCTGCGCGTCCTGGACGGGGCGGGTCCCGTCGATGCCGGCCTGGTCGGCCTCGCCGGCCAGCTGCTCCGCGCCGCCGTCGCGTTGGCTGGCGGGGATCCGCAGGCGTCCGCCGCCGTCGCCGCCGTCGGCCTGGCGGCCGACCACGCGGGCCTGCCATGGCTGGCCCGGCTCGCCCGGGCGGTGCCCGCCCTGGCCGGGGCGGAGGCCGACCTCAAGGAGGCGGCCGCCGTCGTGGAGGAGTGCGACCGGTTGGGAGATCGGTGGGGGGCCCTGCTCGCGGCCGGCTGCGCCGCGCTGGCCCGCTCGATGCGCGGTGGGCCGGAGATGGCGGAGGCGAGCCAACTACTCGACCGGGCCCGCGAGGTGGACAGCGGGGTGCTCGCCGCCTGGGCACAGTCGCTGCTCGCCCTGGCCGCCGTGCGCGCCCGGCTGCCGGACGCCGAGGTCGAGGTCCGCCGGGCGGAGGGCACCGCCCGGGGGGCCGGGGTGCCGGGGGCGCGCGTGCTCGCCCTGGCCGCGGGCGTGCCCGCCGGACCCGGTCGGGCGGTCGCACTCTCCGCCGTGCACTCCGCCGCCGAGCAGGCCGGGCTGCCCCGGGCGGCGGTGGCCGCCTGGCTCACCCCGGAGGCCCGGCCGTCGCCCGCCACGCCGGACACGGCCGCGCTGACCGTACGCTGTTTCGGCAGCTTCCGGGTCTGCCTGCACGGCGAGCCGCTGAACTGGTCTCCGCTGCGTCCCCGGGCCCGGGCGGTGGCCCGGATCCTCGCCATGCACGCCGGCCGCGCCGTGCACCGCGACCGCCTTCTCGACGCGCTCTGGCCGGACACCGACCCGGCGACGGCCACCCGCACCCTGCATGTCGCCCTGTCCAGTCTGCGTCGGTTCCTCGACACCCACCTGCCCGCCGGCGACGGGGAGACGCTGCTGCATCGCGACGGGGACGCGTACCTGCTGGCCCTCCCGGCGTACGCGTGGTGTGACGTCACCGAGTTCCGGCGGGCGTTGGAACGGGCGTCCCGGCGTGGGCCCACCCGCGACCCGGGTGCGCTGGACGACCTGCGGGTGGCGGTGGCCGCGTACACCGGTGAGCTGCTGCCGGAGGACGGCCCGGCGGAGTGGGTGGTGGCCGAGCGGGAGACCCTGCGCCGGCAGGCGGCGGACGCGGCGGCCCGGCTCGCCGAGGCCGCCCTGCGCGGGGACGACGGCGGGGCCGCCGCCGTGCGTGGGGCCGGCTCGGTCGAGCCGGCGGTGGCGATGGCGGCCCGCTGCGTCGAGATAGACCCCTGCCACGACGTCGGTTGGCGCCTGCTGATCGCCGCGCACGATCGGGCGGGCAATGTCGCCGCCGCCGAACACGCCCGCCGCCGGTACGCCGACGTGCTCGTCTCCCTCGGGCTGGACCCGTCCCTGGTCGCGGGATTCCCGCCGTCCGCTCCGATCAGCGTCGACCGAAGAATTCCGCTTCCCCGATCGCGACCGACGGGATCAACCCAGGCCCGTACGTCGAGCGGACCACCAGCCTGATCCGCGTCACGTTCGACGCCGCCACGTCGAAGTGCTGTTCCCCCGGCTCGTCGCGCAGCTCGATGTCCGTCTTCTGCTGTTTTCCGGCGGCGTCGACGGTGATGACGGTCAGCCCGCGGGGCCGCCCGGCGGCGAGGAACGCCTGTCGCCGCGGGCTGACGCCGGGGGTGATCACCACGGTGAGCAGCCGTACGGGCTCGCTGAACCGGCCCTCCACCCAGGCGCCGGCGGCGACCCCGTTCGGCGCCCAGTAACGGTTGGTCGCCCCGTCGGTGAGCCGGGCCGCGCTGCCGCCGGGCGCCTCCGACGACGCGGTCACCGCTGCCGGGACCAGCGGCACCGGGTCCTGAGTGCGGTCGCGTACCGCCTCCACCACCCGCCGTGCCAGGGGCGGCCCGATGACGGCCAGCACCGCGACCAGGCAGAGCGCGAGCACGATCAGCAGGGTCCGGCGGGTCGCCCGGGCTGCGGGGCGGTCGTCCCGCAGCGAACGCCGGCGGGACGCCCGGCGGCGGAGCCGGTCCCACCAGCGTTGCCACCAGGTACGCCGCGGCGCGGGCCCGGCCGGGGCGGCCAGTTCGGCCCCGCACGAGCGGCAGAAGCGCCGGCCCGGGGCGTTGTCCACACCGCAGGACGGGCAGGCCGGCCGGGGCTGCGACGGGTGGGGCGGGGCGACCGGGTCCACCGGCTCCGGTTCGTCGGACGGCAGCCCGTGCCGGTCGGGCCGTCCAGGCTGCCGAGGGGCAGGCTGGACACCCCCGCCGGCCCGGTCGGTCGCCACGGAGCCGTCGGTGGGCTGGCGGGGCGACACGTCCGGGGCGGGCCGGCCGGTGGTCGCCGCCGCGCTGGCCGGAACACCGGCGCCGACGGCCGGCGGGTGGGGGTCGCTGTCGGCCTCGGGCTCCGCCGGCCGGTCGGTGGCCCGCCCGGTCTCGGCCTCCCCACCGTCGGTCCGGCCGTCGTCGGGTTGTCCCGCGGTGGCCCCGCCGGTCCGTGGGCGGCCGTCGAGCGCGCCCGTCCCTGGGCGGCCGTCGGCTGATCCCGTCCCTGGGCGTTCGCCGGCGTCGGCGGGCCGCCCGGTCGACGTCTCGGCCTCCGCATCCCAGTGCAGGAACTCGCCGCAGGCACCGCAGAACTGGTCGCCGTCGCCGTTGGTCGCACCGCACTCCGCGCAGAGAATCATGGCTGCGTCTCCAGGGTCACCCGAACGTGGGCCGGCACGGCGGACGCCAGGACCTGGCGTACCAGCATCTCGTCGACCTCCCCGCGGATCCGCACCCGGACCTCCGGCGCCTCGTCGGGCGGTGGCGTGCCGGTCGGTGTCGTCGAGCAGGTAACCGCGCCGCTGTCGACGACCTCCACCTGCGTACCGGTGGCGACCCGCAGCGCCAGCGCGACGCCACGGGCCGTACCGCGCCAACGGTGCACCTCCACGGCGTGCCGAACGAGGTCCCGGCGTACGTCCAGCGGCCGGTCCCCGTCCCCGGGAGCGGCCACCCAGCCGGCCAGCCAGTCCACGAAGTCCGGTGGGGCGAGCCCCAGGTCGAAGTAGGCGTCGAGGCAGTCGAGCGTCAGCAGGATCGGTGCCAGCACCTCGTCCAGGCCGGCGGTGAACCGCTGTGCGAAGTCGTCCTCCAGGTACACCGCCGGCAGTTGCTGCCCGATCGGGTGCGGGCTGACCAGCCCCGGTACGGAACCCCGCATGATCCCCTCCTGACCTCGGTGACCCGGCCGCTCACCCGGTTACCCGCACCTGGTGGCCGTACGAGAAGGCGAGCGCGTTGACGCCGAGCTCGAGCCGTTGTACGGCCTCACCGCGTTCCCCGGTGGTCGGGTCGGCCCCGAACAGCCGGACGTCCTCCACCAGGTCGACCCCGTCGACGCGCTGGAGCACCGCGTACAACTCACCCGACTGGACCGGCCGGCCGAACGGCCACCCGGCGCCGTCCGGCCCACCCCGCACCGGGTCCAGGTAGTCGTAGAGGGCCCGCAGCGCCCGACGGCGCAGGTCGGCGGTGGACGCGGAGGCCCGGGGCCGGGCCCGGACCTGGGCGACCACCGTCACCCCCTGGTAGAACGGCGGCTCCACCAGCACCCGGGCACCGACGCAGCGGCGCGCGTCGAGGAAGGACCGGATCCGCTCCAGGGTTTCCTCCCGGGGCCGCAGCGCGGCGAACCGGGCCGCGTCGTCGTCGGCGTCCCGGTGTTCACCCAGCGCGGGCACGACCAGCACCCGCACCGCGGTCGAGTCGCCGCCGGCGGGCACGCAGCGTACCCGCAGCACCTCGGGCGCGGCCTGGCGGGACAACTGCTCGTAGTCCTCCGCGGTGACCGCCCGTTCCCGGGTCCGCAGGGTCAGCGGCCCCCGCACCGACGTCTCGGCCAGTGACTCGCCGTCGACCCCACCGGTGGCCGCCGCCCGGTTGGTCACCGTGGACACGAACGGCACCGGGTCGCGCAGCACGCTCAACGCGCGGGCGGCGACATTGCCCCGCCGGCCCCCGCCCGTCCGGTACGCCGGGATCCGGATCACCGCTCCCTTCGGCGGCACCGCCCCGTACCGGCGTACCGTGCCGTCGGGCTGCCGCACGGCCGGCCCGAAGGCGATCTCCCCGCTCGCCCGGTCCACGCACACGTGCCGGTCCTCGGGCCCGGAGTCGGCGAAGCTGGACACCTCCCGCCAGGTCTGCCACCCCTCGGTCGTGCCCACCTCCACCTCGACCGCGCCGTCGGCCGCCACGATCGGCGCCCGCTGCACCGTGAACCGCTGGCCGGGCACCCCCTCGGACGCGCCGAGGCTCTCCCCGGCGATCAGCTCCGCGTGGCAGGCCGCCACGGTCCCGCCGATGGTGGCCGCCTCGGCCCGACCCAACCGCGGTGGGGCGTGGAAGTACGGCTGACCAGCGGCGGGCTCCCGCAGCCGGCAGCGCAGCCAGCCGGCACGCTGGCGCGCCACCACCGACGCGGCGTGTCCGGCCGGCACGTGCAGCACCACCTCGCCGGCCCGGTTCAGCGCGCCGGTGCTGTCCCGCTCCACCGGGCACGCCACCCAGCCGTCATCGGTCCACGCCTCCCAGACCAGCGGCGGGTTCGTCGGGTCCACCCCGCGTCCGGCGACCGCCCAGTCCATGGTGAGCAGCACCGCGCAGCCGGGCACCGGAACGTCGAGTCCGAACAGCACGGCGTCGCCGGCCACCGGCGGGTCGGCGAACGCCGGCACCCGGTCCGCGCCGCCCAGGTCGCCCGTCCGGTCCGTCGGCTGGCCGCCGGCCGGTACGGTCACCACGCGGACCAATCGGCACGGCGGCACGGTCAGCTCGTGCAGCGTCTCGAACGTCACCGGCTCGACGTGCTCGGCCCGGACGGTCGCCACGTGTGTTCCGGCGGGGACCACGACCGGCGCGTCGCGCGGCGCGGAGAGCCAGAACGTCACGTCCGTCGAGGCCACCGCCGGCGGGAACGGCGTGATGCCGAGCAGGTCGAGGAACTTCACGTAGTGCCGGTCCGGCACCCGGTTGAGCCGGTACAGCAGCTGGTCGACCATGTACGCGAACGTCTCGATCAGGGTCACCCCCGGGTCGGAGACGTTGTGGTCCGTCCACTCCGGGCAGCGCCGCTGCACCAGGCGTTTCGCGTCGTCCACCAGGTCCTGGAACCGGCGGTCGTCGAGGTGGGGCGCG
This region includes:
- a CDS encoding BTAD domain-containing putative transcriptional regulator, which encodes MNVRPHSLGLVVAPAGSGKTTLLAQYAASVAGPVGWLRTVPSDVDPALLSCRMDAALPDGAGGLLVVDDLHLIEGSPGESVLLDRALALTRAGVRVLIGTRRAPSLILARHEFSDSVIIDAEELRFRTWEVERLLRDVYREPLPADDVAALARRLGGWAAGLQLYYLSTRGQPLPDRRRAVASLAMRSALSRDYLTRTVLAELAPSLRRFLVRTCVFEVLTAERCDRLLGGGDGQAALEELERRQAFTVSHDGGRSFAYHEVLRAHLTTALVEELGETEARAWHARAGRLLAEEGAALEAARCFARAQLWPEVHRLLDAAGSAVAVRGLDPWSDLLPAWFIAEDPWLVLADAQHRINEGQLAAAVPLLRRAEAMFGGGPGAARCRSLRADVTAWLPDGPHWRGHWSGWLRTATRRHPMVVVGEAERLTGAEDRLVRAGALLLAGHAAEALRVLDGAGPVDAGLVGLAGQLLRAAVALAGGDPQASAAVAAVGLAADHAGLPWLARLARAVPALAGAEADLKEAAAVVEECDRLGDRWGALLAAGCAALARSMRGGPEMAEASQLLDRAREVDSGVLAAWAQSLLALAAVRARLPDAEVEVRRAEGTARGAGVPGARVLALAAGVPAGPGRAVALSAVHSAAEQAGLPRAAVAAWLTPEARPSPATPDTAALTVRCFGSFRVCLHGEPLNWSPLRPRARAVARILAMHAGRAVHRDRLLDALWPDTDPATATRTLHVALSSLRRFLDTHLPAGDGETLLHRDGDAYLLALPAYAWCDVTEFRRALERASRRGPTRDPGALDDLRVAVAAYTGELLPEDGPAEWVVAERETLRRQAADAAARLAEAALRGDDGGAAAVRGAGSVEPAVAMAARCVEIDPCHDVGWRLLIAAHDRAGNVAAAEHARRRYADVLVSLGLDPSLVAGFPPSAPISVDRRIPLPRSRPTGSTQARTSSGPPA
- a CDS encoding phage tail protein — its product is MRGSVPGLVSPHPIGQQLPAVYLEDDFAQRFTAGLDEVLAPILLTLDCLDAYFDLGLAPPDFVDWLAGWVAAPGDGDRPLDVRRDLVRHAVEVHRWRGTARGVALALRVATGTQVEVVDSGAVTCSTTPTGTPPPDEAPEVRVRIRGEVDEMLVRQVLASAVPAHVRVTLETQP
- a CDS encoding putative baseplate assembly protein produces the protein MALPAPHLDDRRFQDLVDDAKRLVQRRCPEWTDHNVSDPGVTLIETFAYMVDQLLYRLNRVPDRHYVKFLDLLGITPFPPAVASTDVTFWLSAPRDAPVVVPAGTHVATVRAEHVEPVTFETLHELTVPPCRLVRVVTVPAGGQPTDRTGDLGGADRVPAFADPPVAGDAVLFGLDVPVPGCAVLLTMDWAVAGRGVDPTNPPLVWEAWTDDGWVACPVERDSTGALNRAGEVVLHVPAGHAASVVARQRAGWLRCRLREPAAGQPYFHAPPRLGRAEAATIGGTVAACHAELIAGESLGASEGVPGQRFTVQRAPIVAADGAVEVEVGTTEGWQTWREVSSFADSGPEDRHVCVDRASGEIAFGPAVRQPDGTVRRYGAVPPKGAVIRIPAYRTGGGRRGNVAARALSVLRDPVPFVSTVTNRAAATGGVDGESLAETSVRGPLTLRTRERAVTAEDYEQLSRQAAPEVLRVRCVPAGGDSTAVRVLVVPALGEHRDADDDAARFAALRPREETLERIRSFLDARRCVGARVLVEPPFYQGVTVVAQVRARPRASASTADLRRRALRALYDYLDPVRGGPDGAGWPFGRPVQSGELYAVLQRVDGVDLVEDVRLFGADPTTGERGEAVQRLELGVNALAFSYGHQVRVTG
- a CDS encoding cellulose binding domain-containing protein is translated as MATEGYQSSGSASITVSEGSGGNPQPTPTTASPAPTTPPPGGGGPCRVTNDVNSWNNGLTDNITITNTGTSTINGWSLKFNLASGQTITSGWNATFSPSSGQVTATNVSFNGSIPPGGSTTIGFQATHNGNGAAPTGFSLNGSACS
- a CDS encoding NADase-type glycan-binding domain-containing protein, with amino-acid sequence MILCAECGATNGDGDQFCGACGEFLHWDAEAETSTGRPADAGERPGTGSADGRPGTGALDGRPRTGGATAGQPDDGRTDGGEAETGRATDRPAEPEADSDPHPPAVGAGVPASAAATTGRPAPDVSPRQPTDGSVATDRAGGGVQPAPRQPGRPDRHGLPSDEPEPVDPVAPPHPSQPRPACPSCGVDNAPGRRFCRSCGAELAAPAGPAPRRTWWQRWWDRLRRRASRRRSLRDDRPAARATRRTLLIVLALCLVAVLAVIGPPLARRVVEAVRDRTQDPVPLVPAAVTASSEAPGGSAARLTDGATNRYWAPNGVAAGAWVEGRFSEPVRLLTVVITPGVSPRRQAFLAAGRPRGLTVITVDAAGKQQKTDIELRDEPGEQHFDVAASNVTRIRLVVRSTYGPGLIPSVAIGEAEFFGRR